In one Dama dama isolate Ldn47 chromosome 5, ASM3311817v1, whole genome shotgun sequence genomic region, the following are encoded:
- the LOC133055558 gene encoding olfactory receptor-like protein OLF2: MDGENCTSLKEFLLLGISSSPVIKVPLFTMVLVVYIIVLVANLGMIVLVRTDSQLHIPMYFFLSHLSFSDLCCSTAIGPRMLVGFLIKNKSISFYGCALQFLIFCTFADSECLLLAVMAYDRYMAISNPLFYTVKMSGKLCSLLMAGVYMVGITDALTITILTFHLCFCGSNEINHFFCDVPPLLLLSCSDTQVNELVIFIIFGFTELITLSGLFVSYCYIILAVIKIHSAEGRFKAFSICTSHLTAVAIFQGTLLFMYFRPSTSYSLEEDKMNSLFYTLVIPMLNPLIYSLWNKDMKEALMKCKNKKWFHCKFVRIHFPPNITQ; this comes from the coding sequence ATGGATGGGGAAAATTGCACTTCCTTGAAAGAATTCCTTCTCTTGGGAATTAGTAGTAGCCCGGTAATCAAAGTGCCTCTATTTACCATGGTTTTGGTTGTTTATATCATTGTTCTCGTTGCAAATCTTGGGATGATCGTTTTAGTTAGAACAGACTCCCAGCTGCACAtacccatgtactttttcctcagccACCTCTCCTTCAGTGACCTCTGCTGTTCCACAGCCATTGGACCCAGGATGCTGGTAGGCTTCCTCATCAAGAACAAATCAATCTCCTTCTATGGCTGTGCTCTGCAATTCCTGATCTTCTGTACCTTTGCAGATTCTGAGTGTCTACTGTTGGCAGTCATGGCCTATGATCGGTACATGGCTATTAGCAACCCCTTGTTTTATACAGTCAAGATGTCTGGCAAGTTGTGCTCGCTGCTGATGGCTGGGGTTTATATGGTGGGAATTACGGATGCTTTGACAATTACAATATTAACTTTCCACTTATGTTTCTGTGGGTCAAATGAAATTAACCATTTCTTCTGTGATGTTCCTCCTCTCCTCTTGCTATCTTGCTCAGATACACAGGTCAATGAGTTAgtgatatttatcatttttggCTTCACTGAACTGATTACACTTTCAGGTCTTTTTGTGTCTTACTGTTACATCATCCTAGCAGTGATAAAGATTCACTCTGCTGAAGGGAGGTTCAAGGCTTTCTCCATCTGCACCTCCCACCTAACTGCTGTGGCAATTTTCCAGGGAActcttctcttcatgtatttcaggccAAGTACTTCCTACTCTCTAGAAGAAGATAAAATGAACTCCTTGTTTTATACCCTTGTGATTCCCATGTTAAATCCTCTGATTTACAGCCTATGGAACAAAGACATGAAAGAGGCTCTgatgaaatgtaaaaataaaaaatggttcCATTGCAAATTTGTTCGTATACATTTTCCTCCCAATATTACACAATAA